From Mytilus edulis chromosome 8, xbMytEdul2.2, whole genome shotgun sequence, one genomic window encodes:
- the LOC139485432 gene encoding complement C1q tumor necrosis factor-related protein 3-like, protein MKMTIQLILAFLTPSVCVSGDCDVLHGKTSCITEDLLQMIIRVNRQSDIKQGSKQMIAFLAFVKGTPVLSNNGIKFEDVETNIGNHYNPTTGVFTAPISGLYVLSSMIMAYGDAKVEYQWRKNETVFSTGYTNHANGSSQSQTYVFELKKGDRVFLKHRTSNSQKLYGHRCSYFNGYLLK, encoded by the exons ATGAAGATGACAATACAGTTAATCCTTGCTTTTCTGACTCCGAGTGTTTGTGTTTCAGGAGACTGTGATGTTCTTCATG GAAAGACATCATGTATCACAGAAGATCTACTCCAGATGATCATAAGAGTGAACAGACAAAGTGACATAAAACAAG GATCGAAACAAATGATTGCTTTCTTAGCTTTTGTGAAAGGTACTCCAGTACTGTCCAACAATGGAATAAAATTTGAAGATGTAGAAACAAATATTGGAAACCATTACAATCCTACCACTGGAGTGTTTACAGCACCTATAAGTGGCCTATATGTATTGTCTTCAATGATTATGGCATATGGTGATGCAAAAGTGGAATACCAATGGCGAAAGAATGAAACTGTCTTTTCTACGGGATATACAAACCACGCAAATGGTAGTTCTCAGTCTCAGACATATGTCTTTGAACTGAAGAAAGGTGATCGTGTTTTCCTAAAGCACCGAACTTCGAATAGTCAAAAACTATACGGACATCGGTGTTCTTATTTCAATGGTTACctcttaaaataa